In Centroberyx gerrardi isolate f3 chromosome 14, fCenGer3.hap1.cur.20231027, whole genome shotgun sequence, the genomic stretch TTTGGGGGTGGAGGATGGGGTGGGGCCTGGGGAGGGTGTGGTGCTGGATGGATGGGGTATAGTGGGGCTGTCCAACCCTTCACTCTCTGGTTTGCCATTGGCCTCTGTCACCTTCAGCATCTTCAGATTGATCTTAATAGGGTTGACTTTCAGTTCACCTGCACTATCCTCTTTCTGTCGCTCCTCCCCATCCGCTTTCttaccctcctctccctcaacttccatctcctcctcctcctctctaactgcccgctctgcctcctctttctttttctcagctgccactctcttcctcttctcagcGAACCAGCCGTGGATTTCCCGCCGGGTCATCTTGGTCTCGGCTCGCAGTCGGTCCACTTCCTCTCCAGAGGGGTCAGGGTCCTGGGCAAAGCTGGCCTCTAGCGCCCTTACCTGGGATGAGATAAGACAGGAATGGTTGATGTCAATAACCTAAAAAGAACTGAGTTATCACATTTTGTTGTCAACTGAAATAACAAATCTCTGACTCAGTATTTTATGCccatgttgttattgttattgcacACCAAGAGCAGAGTCTCACCTGGTGaggttctctctctttgtagCGGATAGCTGTGAAGTCAGGAGAGGGTGGTCTGGGGGGTCGGCGGGATGGCGTGGTGGGGGAAGTGGGAGTCTGTGAGGCAGTGGGGCTGAGGGGGGCAGAACCATGCTGGGGCGTTTTTGCACCAGAGGTGGCGCTACCTTCCAAGAGGTCCATAGGGGAGGCACTGCCAGCGGCGCCATTCCCTGACGCACTGGAACCATTCCCTGCTCCAGCTGTGGTGCCAGACTTATTCTGACTGCCTGTGCTTGAACGTGAACCTTTGAGGTTGCGAAAGTGGTAGCGCCGGTCACTAAACCACTTGCGTACTTCTCGTACGGTGAGCCCAGTCAGAGAAATGAGGCGGTCCACCTCCTCCTGGTTGGGAAACTGGTTGACCTGAAAGCTATCCTTCAGAGCGTTGAGCTGCTCTTGAGACTTCTTGCCCTTGTAGAAGCTGGGGTCCAGGAATGTGTTGGGGAGTGTCCGAGAGCCAGGCGTGCTGCTTGAAGGAGCCACTGGGGAGGGAGAAGATGATTtggaggaaggggaagaagaagccTCTGTTTTGATGCCTGGAGAGTTACTGGTGGTGGTTGTGACAGCAGATTGGGTAGCTGTGCTCGTGAGAGCACTGGTTGTGCTGGTGTTGCCGTTTTTGTTGCTACTACTGTTAGTATCTTTGCTCTTCTGTCCGTTACTGCCATTTTTGCTGTTGCCGTTAGGTTTGCTGTCCGTGGTGCTTTTATTATCAGTGGTaactttgttgtcactgttaCTCTTAACAGTGCTGGTGTTGTTGGCCTTGCCGATACCAGTGTTCTTACTGTCAGTGCTGCCTTTAGCAGTGTTCGAATTGCTGGTAGCATTACTATTGCTCTTGTCATTGAAATCAGCATTAGCACTGTTGTGTTTGCCATTGACACTGCTGACCTTGGTATTGGTATTTCTATGGTTGCTGCTCCCTAGACTAAGGTTGATGACACTAGCTTGACTGCTAGTGCTCCCACTGCTgctattgctgctactactgataatactgcTAGTGCTCCCTCCCCCactcctactactattactgctgctgatgACGTTGCtcccactactgctgctgcccACTGTCCCAACCACCATGCTGATGCCCTTGTCTGCCACCAGGGCAGCGGTCGGCCGGGCCTGCATCATGGGGCGGGCTGCTGCCTGGGGCTTCGGTGTAACGGCCAGGGCCATGGGAGCACTGCTAACCTGGATACCGTTGGCCATGGCCATAGGTTGGGTGACGATCACCCCTCCCTGGCTGACAAGAGAGCCCTGGAGGATGTGAGGGATCCCGGTGGCTCCCAGTGAGGCAGGAAGAACCGTGATTGTATGTTGGGCTGGGCTGTGGTGACTCTGAGTCTGGCGCTGGTTCTGGGAGCTGGGTGCTGTCTGGATGATGGTGTTGAACATCTTCCTCCTGGCCTCCTCGATCTCCTCAGGAGACCAGCTGATGCCCTGCTTAAGTCTCTGGGCAGTGAACCAGATCTTGATCTGCTCCTCGGGGAACTTTGTGACCACAGTCAGGTAGCAGAGCTCAGCCTTCGTGGGGTAGGGGAACTTACTGAAGGAGGTCTTCAAGAAGGAAGAGGAGTCCATGGAGGCGCTGTAGGTAGGGATGCTGCTCAAAGGAATCATCACCTGGCGAAcatgagaggaaaaagagggaatgagaagaggagatgaaaatCAGTTAATAACAGTTGCTTATTATCTGATAGTCAATTTTGATAACCTTTcattaaaacacataactgaagCAGTGTGTCAACAgccaaatataatatataaaatataataaatataataataatccacaAAAGGGACGAAAAGGCAGATTACCTTGGGGAGATTtttggaagaggaagaggaggagatggtcGAGGAGGCTGTGATGGGGGCAGACTGGTGGAGGCTTCTGTTCTGGAC encodes the following:
- the zhx3b gene encoding zinc fingers and homeoboxes protein 3, coding for MASKRKSTTPCMIPSKTMHLREELEQEPPVLLRQARSSGGGRHSPLDPGECSKPEAGDAVRDSAGTYTCRPCNFETHDLNLFLDHVYSGHPDFRADPSFFCVDCGVSAPKFEGLALHNARVHPSTFNTTLQLRKRDRRVVVEQNLVIGTETGKDNEISITKTPIMRMLKGKSEPKRIVVSHPASDEPSSDSHSVSVSREAERKETPTVTVTHVPTIVHNGATTKVTLPSAIQIVNGSGTLPMLKTAITQVVSVVQNRSLHQSAPITASSTISSSSSSKNLPKVMIPLSSIPTYSASMDSSSFLKTSFSKFPYPTKAELCYLTVVTKFPEEQIKIWFTAQRLKQGISWSPEEIEEARRKMFNTIIQTAPSSQNQRQTQSHHSPAQHTITVLPASLGATGIPHILQGSLVSQGGVIVTQPMAMANGIQVSSAPMALAVTPKPQAAARPMMQARPTAALVADKGISMVVGTVGSSSSGSNVISSSNSSRSGGGSTSSIISSSSNSSSGSTSSQASVINLSLGSSNHRNTNTKVSSVNGKHNSANADFNDKSNSNATSNSNTAKGSTDSKNTGIGKANNTSTVKSNSDNKVTTDNKSTTDSKPNGNSKNGSNGQKSKDTNSSSNKNGNTSTTSALTSTATQSAVTTTTSNSPGIKTEASSSPSSKSSSPSPVAPSSSTPGSRTLPNTFLDPSFYKGKKSQEQLNALKDSFQVNQFPNQEEVDRLISLTGLTVREVRKWFSDRRYHFRNLKGSRSSTGSQNKSGTTAGAGNGSSASGNGAAGSASPMDLLEGSATSGAKTPQHGSAPLSPTASQTPTSPTTPSRRPPRPPSPDFTAIRYKEREPHQVRALEASFAQDPDPSGEEVDRLRAETKMTRREIHGWFAEKRKRVAAEKKKEEAERAVREEEEEMEVEGEEGKKADGEERQKEDSAGELKVNPIKINLKMLKVTEANGKPESEGLDSPTIPHPSSTTPSPGPTPSSTPKPAQSQSPKPLPSSIPNPKPSQSPKPSPIRGKKTAEQLHLLKQVYARTQWPSAPQYDELISATGLPRPEVVRWFGDCRYVQKNGQLKWLEAYQSMVLEEDLQKGNTQILQAHLDAHGSLEESQVQELAQSSGLTEELVRRWFSTQTSPPQAEQTAATAAAADTTGPRPVTPAPEPRTTGLSGSSPPEPQQGEGEEEKMEQSVCGVAEEAEEEKSDETVNPTKGTD